GTGGGAGGGCCCGGACGGCTTGCCGGTGCTGGTCGAGCGGGAGTTCGACGCAGTGGCAGGGGTGAGCCGCGAATGGCTGCGGTGGAAGGACGTCGAGAAATACCACGAGATTCGCGTCCGCGCCGCGTCCGAATGGGCTGGCCTGCTCGAGGCCGCAGGGTTCGAGCCGATTGCCTGGCTCGGCGGGTGGGACCTGACCCCCTTCGATCACACCTCCGAGCGCTTGATCGTGGTGGCGGCCCCCCGGTTGCAGTGAGGGGGTGCGACTTCCAGCCTCACTAGCACAGCGAACAACGATGTCGGAGCGGAAAATTCGGGTCCTGGTCGCCAAACCCGGTCTGGATGGTCACGATCGTGGTGCCAAGGTCATCGCGAGCGCACTGCGCGACGCGGGGATGGAGGTCATCTACACCGGCCTGCACCAGACCCCGGAGATGATCGTCAACGCCGCGATCCAGGAGGACGTCGACGTCGTGGCGATGTCCATTCTCTCGGGCGCGCACATGACGCTCTTCCCGCGGGTGAAGGAGCTGCTGGAGGCCGAGGGAGCGGGCCACATCCTGATCACGGGAGGGGGGATCATCCCCGAGGGGGACATGCGGCGGCTGCAGGAGATGGGGATCGGCCGCCTGTTCGGGCCGGGCACGCCGACCAGCGAGGCGGTGCGCTACATCCGCGAGTGGTTCGCGGAGCACGGACGGGATCGCGAGGCTGTCGGTCGGTGAGCGGAGCGGAGGAGTCGGGTTCCCGCCTGGAGGCCCGTTCGCGCGCGCTGCGCGAGCTCTCCGCGCGCCTGCGCGAGGGCGGCGGCCCGCAGCGCATCGCCCGTCAGCACGCCCAGGGGAAGCTGACCGCCCGCGAGCGCGTCTCCCTCCTGCTCGACCCGCGGAGCTATTTTCAGGAGATCGGGCTGCTGGTCGCGCACGACAGCTATGACGGACAGGCGCCGGCCGCGGGCGTGGTCACCGGGATCGGAACCGTCCACGGTGGACCGGTAGTGGTGGTGGCGAACGACGCGACCGTCAAGGCGGGCTCCTGGTGGCCGGAGACGATCACCAAGATGCTGCGGGCGCAGGAGATCGCCATGCGGTCCCGCGTGCCGATCGTCTACCTCGTCGACTCCGCCGGCGTGAACCTCCCCTACCAGGAGGGCGTCTTTCCCGGCCAGTACGGCGCCGCCCGGATCTTCTACTACAACTCGATCATGCGTCGGCGTCTGCGGGTGCCGCAGATCGCCGCCGTGATGGGGCCGTGCATCGCGGGCGGGGCGTACCTGCCCGCCCTCTCCGACGTGATCCTCATGGTCGAGGGGACCTCGTTCATGGGGCTGGGCGGCCCGAACCTGGTGAAGGGCGCCACCGGGCAGACCACCGACGCGGAGACCCTGGGCGGAGCGTACACGCACACCGCCATCTCCGGCGTGGCGCACTACCGCGTGCCCGACGACCGCGCCTGCCTCTCGCGCATCCGCGATCTCATCGCCGAGCTCCCGCGCCCGGAGTCGATCCAGGGCGGCGAAAGAGCTCGTCCCCCCACCCGGCCGATCGAAGATCTCGCCCGCATCCTGCCTGACGACCATCGCCAGCCCTACGAGGTGATGGACCTGCTGGCGTGCCTGCTCGACGAGGGCAGCTTCGACGAGTTCCAGGCCGACTTCGCCCCGGAGATCCTCTGCGCGACCGCGCGCCTCTGCGGGATCCAGGTCGGGCTTCTCGCCAATCGGCGCGGGATGCTGCGGGACGCTCGCGGAGGGCCGCCCAAGCTGGGAGGCATCATCTACCCGGAGAGCGCGGAGAAGGCGTCCTACTTCATCGAGACCATGGACCGCCACGGCACGCCGCTGCTCTTTCTGCAGGACGTCTCCGGGTTCATGGTCGGCACCGAGGCGGAGCACGCGGGGATCATCCGCTCCGGTGCGCGCTTCGTGGAGGCCATGGCCACCACCCGGGTGCCGAAGATCGTGCTCACCATCAACCACGCCTCCGGCGCGGGTTACTACGCGATGGCGGGGCAGGGCTTCGACCCCGATTTCATCTTCACCTGGCCGACGGGCCGGATGGGGGTGATGGAGGGCGACTCGGCGGTCATGGCCCTCTTCAGCGAGCGCCTGGACGCCCTGCGCCGCGAGGGCAAAGAGGCCGACCCCGAGTTGCGCGCCCGCATGGAAGAGGTCCGCGCCGACTACGAGCGCCAGCTCGACGCCCTCTACGCCGGAGCCCGCGGCTGGGTCGACGCGGTGCTGCTGCCCGAAGAGACGCGCCCCGCGCTGGAGCTGGCGCTGCGCACCGCGCTAGCCAGGGGGCGGGGTCCAAATGCGGGGGGTGGGGGTGGTAATTACGAATTACGAATTACGAATTACGAATGATGGCCGGCAGCCGGCGCCGCGCATATGCGAGACTCCGTCCCGTCGGTATTTTGCGGCTGGGGATCACGACGATGATACACCTGACGCGCTTCGTAATCCGTAATTCGTAATTCGTAATTCGTATATCCGCCCCGCGCCCATATGCGTACAACTCCATTGCGTATCGCCTCCGCCCAGGGTTTCTGGGGCGATCAGCTCGACGCGCCGCGGCAGCAGGTGGAGGGTGGGCCGATCGACTACCTCATGCTGGATTACCTGGCGGAGGTGACCATGTCGATCCTGCAGAAGCAGCGGGCGCGGGATGCGTCGGCGGGGTACGCGCGGGACTTCGTGCCGCTGATCGAGGAGATCCTGCCGGCGCTGGTGGAGCAGGGGATCCGGGTGGTGGTGAACGCGGGCGGGGTGAATCCCGAGGGGTGCCGCGACGCGGTGCTGGAGCGCGTGCGTGCGGCCAGGTATTCGGGGCGGCTGCGTGTGGGCGTGGTGACGGGGGACGACCTGCTGCCGCGCCTCGAGGAGTTGATCGAGCGGGGGCACCCGCTCGCGAACATGGAGACCGGGCAGCCGCTGAGCGAGGTGCTCGACCGGGTGCAGAGTGCCAACGCCTACATCGGGGCGGGGCCGATCGTCGACGCGCTGCGGCAGGGGGCGCGGGTGGTGATCACCGGTCGCTCGACCGACACCGCGCTGACCTACGCCCCGATGATTCACGAGTTCGGCTGGAGCCCCACCGATTACGACCGCATCGCCGCCGGCATCGTCGCCGGACACATCAACGAGTGCGGGGCGCAGGCCTCCGGGGGCAACTGCTTGATCGATTGGGAGACGATCCCGGACCTGGCGCGGGTCGGCTACCCGATCATCGAGGCGCAGCCGGACGGCGTGTTCGTGGTCACCAAACACGAGGGGACCGGGGGGCGCATCAACGCGGCGGTGGTGAAGGAGCAGCTCGTCTACGAGATGGGCGATCCGCGCAGCTACATCACCCCGGACGCCGTGGCCGACTTCACCACGATTCAACTGGAAGATCTGGGGAAGGATCGCGTGCGCGTGAGTGGCGTTCGGGGCGGCCCACCCCCCGACAGCCTGAAGGTGAGCATCGCCTACTCGGCCGGCTACAAGGCGGTGGGGACGCTGGTGTACGCCTGGCCCGACGCGGTCGCCAAGGCCCAGGCCGCCGACCGCGTGCTGCGCGAGCGGCTCGACCGGCTCGGCCTGCGCTTCGACGAGATCCTGACCGAGTACGTGGGATGGAACGCCACGCACGGCCCGCTGGCGGGCGACCCGCCCCCGGACCTCCCCGAGGTGACCGTGCGCTGGGCCGTGCGAGCCCAGGATCCCGCCCCCGTAGAGCGCTTCACCAAGGAGATCGCCCCCCTGGTGCTCGCCGGCCCGCCCTCCGTCACCGGCTTCGCCGGCGGCCGCCCCCGCGTCCAGGAAGTCGTCGCCTACTGGCCCGCGCTGATCCCGCGCGCCGAGGTCGAGGGGCGGGTGAGGGTCGAGGTGGTCACGGCGTGAGATGCCGGCGGAATCGGGAGTGTGGAATTACGAATTACGAATTACTGGTTCGAGGGCGTCAACCGACGTCCTGCAATTGACGAGGATGCGATGCGGAGGTACTCATCCGACCCGCTCGCGGGCCGGCTTGCAGCTGTACGATCCGCGCCCGTTAGCTCGCGCGCGTCGTTCGTAATTCGTAATTCGTAATTCGTAATTCGTAATTCGTAATTCGTAATTCGTAATTCCCCGCTCCCTTACCGATGCGTATCACGTTCTTGGGCACCGCCGCCGCCCGGCCGACGGTGGGTCGGAATGTCAGCTCGCTCACCGTACAGCGGGAGGGGGAGTTGCTGATGTTCGATTGCGGCGAGGGGACCCAGCGCCAGATGATGCGCTTCGGCACCGGCTTCGCGCTGGACGACATCTTCTTCAGCCACCTGCACGCGGATCACTTCCTGGGGGTGATCGGGCTGCTGCGCACGCTGGGGCTGCAGGGGAGGGAGGAGCCGATGCGCCTGTGGACGCCGCGGGGCACCGAGGAGATCCTGCGGACGGCGGTGGACCTGGGCGTGGAGCGGGTGGGCTTCGAGGTGGCCATCATCGGGGTGGAGCCGGGAGAGGCGATCGACCGGGGCGCATACGAGATCGTTCCCTTCCGCTCGACGCACGGGCCGCGCTGTGTGGGTTATGCGATCCGCGAGCGCCCGCGCCTGGGCCGCTTCGACCCGGTGCGTGCGCGCGAGCTGGGGGTTCCGGAGGGGCCGCTCTGGGGGAAGCTCCACCGCGGCGAGGCGGTCGAGGTCGACGGCCGGCGCATCGACCCAAGCGAAGTCGTGGGAGCGCCCCGCCCGGGGCGCCTCGTCGTTTATACCGGCGACACCCGCCCCTCCCGCTACACCGTCGAGGCTGCCGAAGAGGCAGATCTCCTCATCCACGAAGCCACCTTCGGCGCGGACGAAGCGGAGCGGGCGCGCAGCACCGGACACTCCACCGCCCGCGAGGCCGCACGCATCGCGCGGGAGGCGCGGGTTCGCCGGCTCGTGCTCACCCATTTCTCGCCCCGCTACGCCGACGATCCTCGCGCCCTCGAGCGCGAAGCGCGGGCGGTGTTCCCGGAAGTCACAGCGGCGTACGACGGAATGGTGGTGGAGGTGCCTTTTCGGGACGGCTGAGATTCCGGTTGGGGGGTCGGGGGGGAGCCAGGAGTCAGAAGCCAGAAGCTAGAAGTTAGAAGCTAGAAGGGTGGCGGAGCGAGGCTCCCGGGATCGGGATACGACACGGAGAAAGAAACACGGAGGACGCAGAGGTAAGTCCCTGAACAACCCCCGATTTCTTCTGGAAACGCTATACAACCGGGGGATTTGGGGGAATCGGGTTTCCTCCGTGCCCTCCGTGATTACCTCCGTGTCCTCCGTGTTTCCATCTCTGGGAAGCTGGAAGCCGAAGCGCGGGTTGTTCCCTCCTGTCGCTGCGGCAAATTGGCGCGGCCGCGGCAGCCCGCCGGGTCGGGATCTCTGCCTTTTTGGCGCTCTGGAAACGGCACATCTCCTGCACAGAAACGGGCCGTCTTGCGGGGGTTGACGCCACCCGGCGCCCCCGTATCTTACCAGGCCGTGTTAGCACTCGCTCGTGATGAGTGCTAACAGCGTACGTTTCAACCATCATTCACGGAGGGGCATATCGTATGGCCACCGCGACCGATCTGAAGGTCAAGCCGCTGGCGGACCGCGTCGTCGTCAAGCCTCTGGAGGAAGCCGAGCAGATGCGTGGCGGCCTCTACATTCCCGACACGGCCAAGGAGAAGCCGCAGCAGGGCGAGATCGTCGCCGTCGGGCCGGGCAAGATGACCGACGATGGGAAGCGGATCGAGATGGAGCTGAAGGTCGGCGACCGGGTCCTGTACGGGAAGTACAGCGGCACGGAGGTCACCCTCGACGACACCCAGTACCTGATCCTGCGCGAGGCGGACGTCCTCGCCGTGATCGGCTGATTCGCTTCTCCCCAATCTACCG
This genomic stretch from Longimicrobiaceae bacterium harbors:
- a CDS encoding cobalamin B12-binding domain-containing protein, which translates into the protein MSERKIRVLVAKPGLDGHDRGAKVIASALRDAGMEVIYTGLHQTPEMIVNAAIQEDVDVVAMSILSGAHMTLFPRVKELLEAEGAGHILITGGGIIPEGDMRRLQEMGIGRLFGPGTPTSEAVRYIREWFAEHGRDREAVGR
- a CDS encoding acyl-CoA carboxylase subunit beta, whose product is MSGAEESGSRLEARSRALRELSARLREGGGPQRIARQHAQGKLTARERVSLLLDPRSYFQEIGLLVAHDSYDGQAPAAGVVTGIGTVHGGPVVVVANDATVKAGSWWPETITKMLRAQEIAMRSRVPIVYLVDSAGVNLPYQEGVFPGQYGAARIFYYNSIMRRRLRVPQIAAVMGPCIAGGAYLPALSDVILMVEGTSFMGLGGPNLVKGATGQTTDAETLGGAYTHTAISGVAHYRVPDDRACLSRIRDLIAELPRPESIQGGERARPPTRPIEDLARILPDDHRQPYEVMDLLACLLDEGSFDEFQADFAPEILCATARLCGIQVGLLANRRGMLRDARGGPPKLGGIIYPESAEKASYFIETMDRHGTPLLFLQDVSGFMVGTEAEHAGIIRSGARFVEAMATTRVPKIVLTINHASGAGYYAMAGQGFDPDFIFTWPTGRMGVMEGDSAVMALFSERLDALRREGKEADPELRARMEEVRADYERQLDALYAGARGWVDAVLLPEETRPALELALRTALARGRGPNAGGGGGNYELRITNYE
- a CDS encoding acyclic terpene utilization AtuA family protein, whose product is MRTTPLRIASAQGFWGDQLDAPRQQVEGGPIDYLMLDYLAEVTMSILQKQRARDASAGYARDFVPLIEEILPALVEQGIRVVVNAGGVNPEGCRDAVLERVRAARYSGRLRVGVVTGDDLLPRLEELIERGHPLANMETGQPLSEVLDRVQSANAYIGAGPIVDALRQGARVVITGRSTDTALTYAPMIHEFGWSPTDYDRIAAGIVAGHINECGAQASGGNCLIDWETIPDLARVGYPIIEAQPDGVFVVTKHEGTGGRINAAVVKEQLVYEMGDPRSYITPDAVADFTTIQLEDLGKDRVRVSGVRGGPPPDSLKVSIAYSAGYKAVGTLVYAWPDAVAKAQAADRVLRERLDRLGLRFDEILTEYVGWNATHGPLAGDPPPDLPEVTVRWAVRAQDPAPVERFTKEIAPLVLAGPPSVTGFAGGRPRVQEVVAYWPALIPRAEVEGRVRVEVVTA
- a CDS encoding ribonuclease Z codes for the protein MRITFLGTAAARPTVGRNVSSLTVQREGELLMFDCGEGTQRQMMRFGTGFALDDIFFSHLHADHFLGVIGLLRTLGLQGREEPMRLWTPRGTEEILRTAVDLGVERVGFEVAIIGVEPGEAIDRGAYEIVPFRSTHGPRCVGYAIRERPRLGRFDPVRARELGVPEGPLWGKLHRGEAVEVDGRRIDPSEVVGAPRPGRLVVYTGDTRPSRYTVEAAEEADLLIHEATFGADEAERARSTGHSTAREAARIAREARVRRLVLTHFSPRYADDPRALEREARAVFPEVTAAYDGMVVEVPFRDG
- the groES gene encoding co-chaperone GroES; this encodes MATATDLKVKPLADRVVVKPLEEAEQMRGGLYIPDTAKEKPQQGEIVAVGPGKMTDDGKRIEMELKVGDRVLYGKYSGTEVTLDDTQYLILREADVLAVIG